One part of the Musa acuminata AAA Group cultivar baxijiao chromosome BXJ1-5, Cavendish_Baxijiao_AAA, whole genome shotgun sequence genome encodes these proteins:
- the LOC135674279 gene encoding AT-hook motif nuclear-localized protein 20-like yields MSNPWWAGNLGLPRVEPASSGRKKLEDEMQPKGTEPFGSRADDEDDRDNNDDPKEGAVEVGSRRPRGRPPGSKNKPKPPIFITRDSPNALRSHVMEVAAGADVADCIAQYARRRQCGVSVLSGAGAVANVTLRQPAAPGSVVALHGRFEILSLTGTFLPGPAPPGTSGLAVYLAGGQGQVVGGTVVGSLIATGPVMVVAATFATATYERLPLEEEDEAAGANAGLPSSLTGGLPDPSLLNMYSLPPNLMPNGGQLGHDALAWAHARPPPY; encoded by the coding sequence ATGTCGAACCCCTGGTGGGCGGGGAACCTGGGCCTTCCCAGAGTTGAACCGGCGTCCTCCGGTCGCAAAAAGCTGGAGGACGAGATGCAGCCCAAGGGAACCGAGCCCTTCGGCTCCCGAGCAGACGACGAGGACGACCGCGACAACAACGACGACCCCAAAGAGGGGGCGGTGGAGGTCGGCAGCcgccgcccccgcgggcgcccccCTGGATCAAAGAACAAGCCGAAGCCGCCGATCTTCATCACCCGCGACAGCCCCAACGCACTCCGCAGCCACGTGATGGAGGTGGCCGCCGGGGCCGACGTAGCCGACTGCATCGCGCAGTACGCGCGCCGCCGGCAGTGCGGCGTCAGCGTGCTCAGCGGCGCCGGTGCAGTCGCCAACGTCACGCTCCGCCAGCCCGCCGCACCCGGCTCCGTCGTCGCCCTGCATGGCCGCTTCGAGATCCTGTCGCTCACCGGCACGTTCCTGCCGGGTCCAGCCCCGCCGGGGACCAGCGGCCTGGCCGTCTACCTCGCCGGCGGTCAGGGCCAGGTGgtcggtggcaccgtcgtggggtCGCTCATCGCGACGGGGCCTGTCATGGTGGTCGCCGCCACGTTCGCTACCGCTACCTACGAGAGGCTGCCACTCGAGGAGGAAGACGAAGCCGCAGGCGCCAACGCCGGATTGCCGAGCTCACTCACGGGTGGGTTGCCCGATCCATCGTTGCTCAACATGTACAGCTTGCCGCCGAATCTAATGCCCAACGGCGGGCAGCTCGGCCACGACGCGCTCGCGTGGGCTCATGCGCGCCCCCCGCCATACTAG